The following coding sequences are from one Hyalangium gracile window:
- a CDS encoding glycosyltransferase family 4 protein, whose product MVTTAGNGRRVVHVLRKYDPGEWGGTETHVVEVTRQLARMGWGCEVHAPRGPQAPDRSLDPCVPLVRYGSFNPFLGSASKRRALRSTAGNLVTLDEPLRLARDRGIALAHLHTAGRIGGAVRTAMRFTGRPYVISVHGPLLARRAWLEAEMTQRLSGLVDLGRPFGALLGARRVLQDASRVIVFNEEERVALAGLIGHRVVRLEQGVNVERFQSGCGDRARRRWPRWAGLPMVAVIGRLHPQKNQLLAVRAFASGAPSDHHLVLAGAVVDPSYRVAVEKEISECGLASRVHVLGNLDPDEEVPDLLALAKLVMVPSLHEAFGLSVLEAWAAARPVMVANRSGLADLAEAIGEDGLQVSTLDVEAWAAALRQCLSSPARLEAAARAGSALVRQRFSWEAVARSLHGIYQAVLEQRKTG is encoded by the coding sequence ATGGTCACGACAGCGGGGAACGGGCGGCGCGTCGTTCACGTGCTGCGCAAGTACGATCCCGGGGAGTGGGGAGGCACCGAGACGCATGTCGTCGAGGTGACGCGGCAGCTGGCGCGGATGGGCTGGGGGTGCGAGGTGCATGCCCCCCGCGGGCCCCAGGCACCCGATCGCTCGCTGGACCCCTGTGTCCCGCTGGTCCGGTACGGGAGCTTCAACCCTTTTCTCGGATCCGCGAGCAAGCGGCGAGCCCTGCGCTCCACCGCGGGTAATCTGGTGACGCTCGATGAGCCGCTCCGCCTCGCGCGCGATCGCGGCATCGCCCTGGCACATCTCCACACGGCGGGGCGTATCGGTGGCGCCGTGCGGACCGCCATGCGCTTCACGGGGCGGCCCTATGTCATCTCGGTCCACGGGCCACTGCTCGCGAGGCGTGCGTGGCTGGAGGCGGAGATGACGCAGCGTCTCTCGGGGCTCGTCGATCTCGGCCGTCCCTTTGGAGCGCTGCTGGGGGCTCGGCGCGTGCTCCAGGACGCCTCTCGGGTGATTGTCTTCAACGAGGAGGAGCGCGTGGCGCTGGCCGGCCTCATCGGTCATCGCGTGGTCCGGCTCGAACAAGGTGTCAATGTCGAGCGTTTCCAGTCCGGGTGCGGCGATCGTGCTCGCCGGCGCTGGCCACGGTGGGCCGGACTGCCGATGGTTGCTGTCATCGGACGGCTCCATCCTCAAAAGAACCAGCTCCTGGCAGTGCGGGCCTTTGCCAGCGGTGCGCCCTCGGACCATCACCTGGTGCTGGCCGGAGCGGTGGTGGACCCTTCCTACCGAGTCGCTGTCGAGAAGGAGATCTCGGAGTGTGGCCTGGCGTCACGGGTGCACGTGCTCGGAAACCTGGACCCGGATGAGGAGGTCCCGGACCTGCTCGCGCTGGCGAAGCTCGTCATGGTGCCCTCGCTGCACGAGGCGTTCGGGCTGAGCGTCCTGGAGGCCTGGGCAGCGGCTCGTCCCGTGATGGTCGCGAACCGCTCCGGGCTGGCGGACCTCGCGGAGGCCATCGGAGAGGACGGGCTCCAGGTGTCCACCCTGGATGTTGAAGCGTGGGCCGCGGCGCTGCGCCAGTGCCTGTCCAGCCCTGCTCGGCTGGAGGCCGCCGCGCGGGCGGGTTCCGCGCTCGTGCGCCAGCGCTTCTCCTGGGAGGCAGTCGCCCGCTCCCTTCACGGCATCTATCAGGCCGTTCTCGAGCAGAGGAAGACGGGATGA
- a CDS encoding lipopolysaccharide biosynthesis protein, protein MPSVTMARNSSPLGMTADFLSVCARHVAQTVAGLLTVSLVVRALGPEGLGAWALLGTTSFLVGLSDLGLSVAVLRAAARPDAAATYRLVRLTMGVVLIVCPCLSLGAYLLLLRLPSELGMLQAELSHAALPAFAAGLIGSLGAPLRSLLLMRGAFTSLAWSRAAASATQVTLTAGGLAMYPSLLVPALGLLASASIEALVLTRAVRHSAPGLELRPCWPKEPAELRDALRQGTAALAINVGVAAAIRADVFILSAYLPLSAVGAYQVASRSIDQIFSLAKQASGWLLHRLGDPDGRPGALRLGTAVLGGLTTSGVVTLALDGSAILEAWVGPLAQDRVVQVAVALLGTAAIIAAAEEIASATLTVSSASTWDVARPMLLGHSLKIAVSLIGARYLGVWGVAGGTVCGNVLIALLIWSKARALVGWRAEELAWTLAPIGAAGLVSLSVGWALAPLAMRTALASALICGGVTLLGTAAALLSWWLHSPPRKEGTTCTSSS, encoded by the coding sequence ATGCCTTCCGTGACGATGGCACGCAACAGCTCCCCCCTGGGGATGACGGCCGACTTCCTCTCCGTGTGCGCGAGGCATGTAGCCCAGACCGTGGCGGGCCTGCTCACGGTCTCGCTGGTGGTGCGCGCGCTGGGCCCCGAGGGACTGGGGGCCTGGGCCTTGCTCGGAACGACGAGCTTCCTCGTGGGGCTGTCCGACCTGGGACTCAGCGTGGCGGTGCTTCGCGCCGCGGCCCGGCCGGACGCCGCCGCTACCTACAGGCTCGTTCGCCTGACGATGGGCGTAGTCCTCATCGTGTGTCCCTGCTTGAGCCTGGGCGCCTATCTCCTGCTGCTCCGCCTGCCGTCCGAGTTGGGAATGCTCCAGGCGGAGCTCTCCCATGCAGCGCTCCCAGCCTTTGCGGCGGGGTTGATTGGCTCGCTCGGAGCACCGCTTCGCTCCCTCCTCTTGATGCGAGGAGCCTTCACCTCGCTGGCCTGGTCCCGGGCGGCAGCCTCTGCGACGCAGGTCACGCTGACCGCGGGAGGACTGGCCATGTACCCCTCCCTGCTCGTGCCAGCACTGGGCCTGCTCGCCAGCGCCAGCATCGAGGCGCTGGTCCTCACGAGGGCCGTGAGGCACTCCGCCCCAGGCCTCGAGCTTCGCCCTTGCTGGCCCAAGGAGCCGGCCGAGCTCCGTGACGCCCTTCGCCAGGGCACGGCAGCCCTCGCCATCAACGTCGGGGTTGCAGCGGCCATCCGCGCGGACGTCTTCATTCTCTCGGCCTACCTGCCCCTGAGCGCCGTAGGCGCATACCAGGTCGCCTCCCGCTCCATCGACCAGATCTTCTCCCTGGCGAAGCAGGCCAGCGGGTGGCTCCTTCATCGCCTGGGAGATCCGGATGGGCGCCCAGGTGCACTGCGGCTCGGCACTGCTGTTCTGGGAGGGCTGACCACCAGCGGTGTCGTGACGTTGGCACTGGATGGTTCAGCGATCCTGGAGGCGTGGGTGGGCCCGCTCGCGCAGGATCGCGTCGTCCAGGTGGCTGTGGCACTGCTGGGAACGGCCGCGATCATCGCCGCGGCCGAGGAGATCGCGTCCGCCACCCTGACGGTGAGCAGCGCCAGCACCTGGGACGTCGCACGCCCCATGCTCCTGGGGCACTCCTTGAAGATCGCTGTGTCTCTCATCGGGGCGAGGTACCTCGGCGTCTGGGGGGTGGCGGGAGGCACGGTCTGCGGCAATGTGCTGATCGCCCTGCTCATCTGGAGCAAGGCCCGCGCACTGGTGGGCTGGCGCGCCGAGGAGCTGGCCTGGACCCTGGCGCCCATCGGAGCGGCCGGACTGGTCTCGCTGAGCGTGGGCTGGGCGCTGGCTCCGCTAGCCATGAGGACAGCCCTGGCCAGCGCGCTCATCTGCGGCGGGGTCACGCTCCTGGGGACCGCCGCGGCGCTCCTCTCCTGGTGGCTGCACAGCCCCCCTCGCAAGGAAGGCACCACGTGCACATCCTCCTCCTGA
- a CDS encoding glycosyltransferase family 4 protein encodes MHILLLSNLYPPDILGGYELLARDVAEVLTHRGHTVEVLTTGSRTSEASVIRTLRLARPFGRPAGRDRLRHFWAGLRNRAATRAYLRTHAKPQVALVMSLRRLGLAPLRVLQQAGIPFVLTVNDDWPVAYAAGLSPRGHTRFGQWLDEVLVPARTWSGLVVNRVLYLSEAVRREVRNAGAPLASGVVQSQGVDLSLFTPRAFRPMRAKLRLLCVGRLHPSKAPEVALETLAALKQRGVPATLTFVGEAGEPGFQIHLQRRTQELGLEPLVTWAGKHPREQLPALYHEADALLFLSRLEHEGQGLTYLEAMACGLPVVAWPSGGAREFLERHDAARLVPACSGEAFADALTALRGDPAAQEAIVQRALEVVRAHASLDAYVRCLEGQLRHAARGSTGP; translated from the coding sequence GTGCACATCCTCCTCCTGAGCAACCTCTACCCTCCCGACATCCTCGGCGGCTACGAGCTCCTCGCCCGGGATGTGGCGGAGGTGCTGACGCACCGAGGACACACCGTCGAGGTCCTCACGACAGGCTCCCGGACCAGCGAGGCCTCGGTGATACGGACCTTGCGCCTGGCACGTCCCTTCGGGCGTCCCGCGGGCCGCGATCGACTCCGCCATTTCTGGGCGGGCCTGCGCAACCGGGCCGCGACGCGAGCGTACCTGCGAACCCACGCGAAGCCGCAGGTCGCCCTCGTCATGAGCCTGCGCCGGCTGGGACTCGCCCCGCTTCGGGTGCTGCAGCAAGCAGGCATCCCCTTCGTGCTGACGGTGAACGACGACTGGCCCGTTGCCTACGCGGCGGGCCTGAGCCCTCGGGGACACACCAGGTTCGGACAGTGGCTGGATGAGGTGCTGGTACCCGCGCGAACCTGGAGTGGGCTCGTGGTCAACAGGGTCCTCTATCTCTCGGAGGCGGTCCGCCGCGAGGTACGCAATGCCGGCGCCCCGCTGGCCTCCGGAGTGGTCCAATCGCAGGGAGTAGATCTCTCGCTGTTCACCCCGCGAGCCTTTCGTCCCATGCGCGCGAAGCTCCGGCTGCTCTGCGTCGGCCGTCTCCACCCGAGCAAGGCCCCGGAGGTTGCCCTCGAGACCCTGGCCGCGCTGAAACAGCGAGGTGTTCCCGCGACACTGACCTTCGTGGGCGAGGCCGGCGAGCCCGGCTTCCAGATCCATCTCCAGCGACGGACACAGGAGCTGGGCCTGGAGCCTCTCGTCACCTGGGCAGGAAAACATCCCCGCGAGCAGCTCCCTGCCCTGTATCACGAAGCCGATGCGCTCCTGTTCCTCTCGCGGCTCGAGCACGAGGGGCAAGGCCTCACCTATCTCGAGGCCATGGCCTGTGGGCTCCCCGTAGTGGCCTGGCCCAGCGGTGGAGCCCGCGAGTTCCTCGAGCGGCACGACGCCGCGCGCCTGGTCCCCGCCTGTTCGGGCGAGGCCTTCGCGGATGCGCTCACCGCCCTGCGCGGCGATCCTGCGGCCCAGGAGGCGATCGTCCAGCGAGCCCTCGAAGTCGTGAGAGCCCATGCCAGCCTGGATGCCTACGTCCGATGCCTGGAAGGCCAGCTGCGCCATGCCGCGCGCGGGAGCACCGGGCCCTGA
- a CDS encoding glycosyltransferase family 2 protein — protein sequence MSRRVTSGSVSVIMRSKNSAWVIGQALSGLFSQHRRDFELLLVDSGSTDSTLDIARRFPCRVIQIAATEYFPGAVLNKAIQQARGDILVFQNSDVVPLAPNALELLLAPLETGKADATFARQLPRPEAHTWVRRDYAQAFPSQGVPPSWMVYSLPFAAMKRAAWERHPFYEDAWGSEDTEWGHWARQNDVVARYVPEALVMHSHNYTLRQLYGRRFIEGEADAFILRDTVSIPTFLRRVCRSWARDAGAHLVAGDLLGLMLSLPRRWVYHWAYLRGHSLGERRKRTGSKDSSIGQRVVLDRG from the coding sequence ATGAGTCGAAGAGTCACGAGTGGAAGCGTCTCGGTCATCATGCGCTCGAAGAACTCCGCCTGGGTCATCGGACAGGCGCTCTCGGGCCTCTTCTCGCAACACCGCAGGGACTTCGAGCTGCTCCTGGTGGACTCGGGCTCGACGGATAGCACGCTCGACATCGCCCGGCGGTTCCCCTGCCGGGTGATCCAGATCGCGGCCACGGAGTATTTCCCGGGGGCCGTCCTCAACAAGGCCATCCAGCAAGCCCGGGGAGACATCCTGGTGTTCCAGAACTCCGACGTGGTGCCGCTGGCGCCCAATGCCCTGGAACTCCTCCTGGCGCCTCTCGAGACAGGCAAGGCGGATGCGACCTTTGCCCGGCAGCTCCCGCGTCCGGAGGCTCATACCTGGGTACGGCGTGATTACGCGCAGGCCTTTCCCTCCCAGGGCGTCCCCCCGTCGTGGATGGTGTACTCGCTGCCCTTCGCGGCGATGAAGCGGGCGGCCTGGGAGCGGCATCCCTTCTATGAGGATGCCTGGGGCTCAGAGGACACGGAGTGGGGCCACTGGGCGCGGCAGAACGATGTTGTCGCGCGCTATGTGCCGGAGGCGTTGGTCATGCACTCGCACAACTACACGCTCCGGCAGCTCTACGGGCGACGCTTCATCGAAGGCGAGGCGGACGCGTTCATCCTGCGGGACACCGTGTCGATCCCGACGTTCCTTCGCCGCGTGTGCAGGTCCTGGGCGCGCGACGCCGGAGCCCACCTGGTGGCGGGGGATCTCCTGGGGCTCATGCTCTCGCTGCCCCGACGGTGGGTGTACCACTGGGCCTACTTGCGGGGACACTCGCTCGGGGAGCGAAGGAAGAGGACCGGAAGCAAGGACAGCAGCATCGGCCAGCGCGTGGTCCTCGACCGGGGATGA
- a CDS encoding glycosyltransferase family 4 protein — MRIAWINEFARPTGGAERYVRDTARELAGQGVRSVLLYDVNATPDPAPSMLTPFEGAFPIVDLGRQLRELAPDVVYVHRLHEHKALEALAASPFPVIRFFHDHRLFCLREHKYTAISKTPCCRTIGAACYPCLGFVRRSETWPGVQLASLRGLRAEQDQARHHAAFIVGSRYMANHVVAHGFERSRIHVIPLYASAPPRLGAHGQRQEDLLLFIGQLTTGKGLDVLLHALPRTARPCRLIVVGQGRQEVKLRALVQALGLAAQVSFVGWLEPEALSAYYQQASCLVFPTRAPETSGLVGIEAMAHGTPVIASALGGIEEWLSHGRTGLCVPPNEPAALATAIDHLLGDPTLRSQMSQNALRTFEERFRPEHHADRLLAVLEAAAGVGRLAG, encoded by the coding sequence ATGAGGATTGCGTGGATCAACGAGTTCGCTCGGCCCACCGGGGGAGCCGAGCGGTACGTGCGAGACACCGCACGGGAGCTGGCGGGCCAGGGTGTGCGCTCCGTGCTCCTCTATGATGTGAATGCGACGCCGGATCCCGCGCCGTCCATGCTCACCCCCTTCGAGGGTGCCTTTCCGATCGTCGATCTCGGGCGGCAGCTCCGGGAGCTGGCACCCGACGTCGTCTACGTGCATCGCCTCCACGAGCACAAGGCGCTCGAGGCGCTCGCGGCCTCGCCGTTTCCGGTCATCCGCTTCTTCCATGATCACCGGCTGTTCTGCCTGCGCGAGCACAAGTACACGGCGATCTCCAAGACTCCATGCTGCCGGACCATCGGCGCGGCCTGCTATCCGTGCCTCGGTTTCGTTCGCCGCTCCGAGACGTGGCCGGGAGTGCAGCTCGCCTCCCTCCGAGGGCTCCGCGCCGAGCAGGATCAGGCCCGCCACCATGCGGCCTTCATCGTGGGCTCGCGGTACATGGCCAACCATGTCGTTGCTCACGGCTTCGAGCGCTCTCGCATCCATGTCATTCCGCTCTACGCGAGTGCCCCGCCCAGGCTCGGCGCCCATGGGCAGCGTCAGGAGGATCTCCTGCTCTTCATCGGGCAGCTCACCACGGGCAAGGGGCTCGATGTGCTGCTCCATGCGCTCCCGAGGACCGCCCGCCCGTGTCGGCTGATCGTGGTGGGGCAGGGGAGGCAGGAGGTGAAGCTGCGGGCCCTGGTACAGGCGCTGGGGCTGGCCGCGCAAGTGTCCTTCGTCGGGTGGCTGGAGCCCGAGGCGCTCTCCGCGTACTACCAGCAGGCCTCGTGTCTGGTCTTCCCCACCCGGGCTCCGGAGACCTCCGGCCTCGTCGGGATCGAGGCCATGGCTCATGGCACTCCGGTCATCGCCAGTGCCCTGGGCGGGATTGAAGAGTGGCTGTCGCATGGCAGGACGGGGCTCTGCGTGCCGCCCAATGAGCCTGCCGCGCTCGCCACGGCCATCGACCACCTGCTGGGCGATCCCACTCTCCGGAGCCAGATGAGCCAGAACGCCTTGCGGACCTTCGAGGAGCGCTTTCGCCCCGAACACCATGCGGATCGCTTGCTGGCTGTCCTGGAGGCTGCCGCGGGCGTCGGCAGGTTGGCCGGATGA
- a CDS encoding alkaline phosphatase family protein: MHSRVLIVFVDALGPSQLEEAGGFGGLPYRGQLRGILGYSCGALPTLLTGAPPARHGRMCLFAHAAEGEGVLAPLSLLGLLPRVVHERGKLRRLAAKVLARQARLTGYVELYRVPPEVFRWLDLPEREDLFAADRIGGCETFLSSARRAGLRVFAAPWQLPEDQRWAHTEAVLRDQRPDLVFAYATELDGALHRAGNGSTEARAAMRRITTRIERACEAMRSGGGEVSTIVVGDHGMADIRRAVDPRGLLRQLRGVRAFVDSTMLRFWGDDRTLARARATVERAELPGRWLDTGALDARQAPTDGAPYGRALFLLEEGSLFAPSFVGGAMRGMHGYDVDSPSALAAIASDMPIPADCRALSDVAPWVRSLLGVSA, encoded by the coding sequence ATGCACAGCCGAGTCCTGATCGTCTTCGTCGATGCCCTCGGGCCCTCCCAGCTGGAGGAGGCTGGCGGGTTTGGAGGTCTGCCCTATCGCGGCCAGCTGCGCGGCATTCTCGGCTATTCGTGCGGTGCCTTGCCGACACTGCTCACGGGAGCGCCTCCGGCTCGTCACGGGCGGATGTGTCTCTTTGCCCATGCCGCCGAGGGGGAGGGGGTGCTGGCTCCGTTGTCCCTGCTGGGCCTGCTCCCTCGGGTGGTGCACGAGCGGGGCAAGCTGCGCCGGCTTGCGGCGAAGGTCCTGGCCCGTCAGGCCCGGCTCACGGGCTATGTGGAGCTCTACCGCGTTCCTCCCGAGGTTTTCCGCTGGTTGGACCTGCCAGAGCGGGAGGATCTCTTCGCCGCGGATCGGATCGGCGGCTGCGAGACGTTCCTCTCGTCGGCGAGGCGAGCGGGCCTCCGGGTCTTCGCGGCGCCCTGGCAGCTGCCCGAGGACCAGCGCTGGGCACATACCGAAGCCGTTCTCCGCGATCAGCGTCCCGATCTGGTCTTCGCGTACGCCACGGAGCTGGATGGTGCTCTCCACCGGGCAGGCAACGGGAGCACCGAGGCCCGCGCAGCCATGCGGCGGATTACCACCCGGATCGAGCGTGCGTGCGAGGCCATGCGGAGCGGGGGCGGTGAGGTGAGCACCATCGTGGTGGGCGATCACGGCATGGCGGACATCCGCCGAGCCGTCGATCCTCGTGGACTGCTGCGGCAGCTGCGCGGCGTGCGTGCCTTCGTGGACAGCACGATGTTGCGGTTCTGGGGGGATGACCGGACGCTCGCGCGAGCGCGGGCCACGGTGGAGCGCGCGGAGCTGCCGGGGCGGTGGCTGGATACCGGGGCCCTCGACGCGAGGCAGGCTCCTACGGACGGCGCTCCTTATGGCAGAGCGCTCTTCCTCCTCGAGGAGGGGAGCCTCTTCGCGCCCAGCTTCGTGGGAGGCGCGATGCGCGGCATGCACGGCTATGACGTGGACAGCCCCTCTGCTCTCGCGGCCATTGCCTCGGACATGCCGATCCCCGCTGACTGCCGCGCCCTGTCGGATGTCGCCCCCTGGGTCCGCTCACTCCTGGGAGTGAGCGCATGA
- a CDS encoding polysaccharide biosynthesis/export family protein has product MSRFTLLCLCTLVICSGCRTHLGVAPTRPTEDPDFTVEAIPAPAGMAPAPASPFRLQPGDILNFRLISLAPLEVPRLSVDDAGFLHAPLAGAIAVAGASLEEAEALLQERLRRYDRFGAVSLTVAEPAGHRVSVLGSVARTGTYVLSGPTRVADLLAMAGGVQRADGEPESVELGDLEAARLLRAGEPLPISIPRALAGDPRHNVLLAPRDVLFVPALQGAAVRVLGEVGNPHLVPWRPRLRLSEVLAQAQGMSAGADEADVRIVRGPLSAPRVYRASLRALSQGQATDVELARGDIVYVTKHWFASVSDVIQRLVPLLVVSPVP; this is encoded by the coding sequence ATGAGCCGCTTCACTCTCCTCTGCCTGTGCACGCTGGTGATCTGCTCCGGCTGTCGCACCCACCTGGGCGTTGCCCCCACGAGGCCCACGGAGGACCCGGACTTCACGGTCGAGGCCATCCCGGCGCCAGCGGGAATGGCTCCTGCGCCCGCGTCTCCCTTTCGGCTGCAGCCAGGGGACATCTTGAACTTCCGGTTGATCTCCCTGGCTCCACTGGAGGTGCCGCGCTTGAGCGTGGATGACGCAGGGTTCCTCCATGCTCCGCTGGCTGGGGCCATTGCGGTGGCTGGCGCGTCCTTGGAAGAGGCCGAGGCCCTGCTCCAGGAGCGGTTGCGTCGCTATGATCGCTTCGGAGCCGTCTCCCTCACGGTGGCGGAGCCGGCCGGGCACCGGGTCAGTGTCCTGGGATCCGTGGCCAGAACCGGTACATACGTTCTCAGCGGTCCCACTCGCGTCGCCGATCTCCTCGCGATGGCAGGCGGCGTCCAGCGGGCCGATGGAGAGCCCGAGAGCGTCGAGCTGGGTGATCTGGAGGCTGCGCGCCTGCTCCGCGCTGGCGAGCCGTTGCCCATCAGCATTCCGCGGGCATTGGCGGGGGACCCGAGACACAATGTGCTGCTGGCTCCCAGGGATGTCTTGTTCGTGCCCGCGCTCCAAGGCGCCGCGGTGCGAGTGCTGGGGGAGGTGGGGAATCCTCATCTCGTCCCGTGGCGCCCACGGCTGCGGCTGAGCGAGGTGCTCGCGCAGGCTCAGGGAATGAGCGCTGGCGCGGACGAGGCCGACGTCAGGATCGTTCGTGGCCCGCTCTCGGCGCCGAGGGTCTACCGGGCGAGTCTCAGGGCCCTGAGCCAGGGACAGGCCACCGATGTGGAGCTGGCCCGCGGTGACATCGTCTACGTGACGAAGCACTGGTTTGCCTCGGTATCGGACGTGATCCAGCGCCTGGTTCCCTTGCTGGTCGTCTCGCCCGTCCCATGA
- a CDS encoding GumC domain-containing protein: MSLRWRLITLASLLGVPLGVLVVKTLLPREYVSEAVLVWEPPRSSSRVDSLREFKTQVDTLKLPTLLAEVRRRTALTSTLEALGRRIDASTGRDSNVLTVRVRAGSAEEALRLAETVTQVFLEGRTATERKRAEEQFQTLGHEIERGQAQLTAAWERYDAFRLENGIADLTIDQRAALEAAVLLRTEADRSRIEMESAEAKASLLHTAAGHESPKVVLSETQALPEERKLAELRTELVARRASLSEEHPETLGLAAAVEALSSHSSTAPTLTDQTVGTNPQWMFLQQGLMEAKAEREAAQRKWQAFTQLELSARERTVRLSSIQGRASLLLDELRLAEKRLSELKAEQKMIEAVMNQPFPGFRVLDAAELPSRPKRSYRLVALAFPLLLGTLTALSCAARSLRGLKIWTASELAYWGRGPVVAASSWPASPQGLEDLALDLRGALGSARGTTLMLALSPARTERAVELASHPELKPAVSLREEVSLRDGALLVWDKPERPQALRRLARQSSRVLVLVESGAHSVFELMALPHLLGREDRIGFVLLGVGTGFAASPDQLGDVSGFWQAPHGLRIPP; encoded by the coding sequence GTGAGCCTGCGCTGGCGGCTGATCACCCTCGCCTCCCTGCTCGGCGTTCCCCTGGGCGTGCTCGTGGTCAAGACCCTGCTGCCTCGCGAATATGTCTCGGAGGCCGTGCTGGTATGGGAGCCTCCACGCTCCTCCTCTCGCGTGGACTCGCTGCGAGAGTTCAAGACCCAGGTCGATACGCTCAAGCTGCCGACCCTCCTCGCGGAGGTCCGCCGGCGGACGGCGCTGACGTCCACCCTCGAGGCACTGGGCCGCAGGATCGATGCGAGCACTGGCAGGGACTCGAACGTCCTGACCGTCCGGGTGAGAGCCGGCAGCGCCGAGGAGGCCTTGCGGCTCGCGGAGACGGTGACCCAGGTGTTTCTCGAGGGCCGCACCGCGACAGAGCGGAAACGCGCGGAGGAGCAGTTCCAGACCCTCGGCCACGAGATCGAGCGCGGGCAGGCACAGCTCACGGCAGCCTGGGAGCGCTACGATGCCTTTAGGCTGGAGAACGGCATCGCGGACCTCACGATCGACCAGCGGGCGGCGCTCGAAGCGGCCGTGCTCCTACGCACCGAGGCAGACCGCAGCCGCATCGAGATGGAGTCGGCGGAAGCCAAGGCCAGCCTCCTCCACACGGCGGCCGGGCACGAGAGCCCGAAGGTGGTCCTCTCCGAGACCCAGGCACTCCCCGAGGAGCGCAAGCTCGCCGAGCTGCGGACGGAGCTCGTCGCCCGCCGGGCCAGTCTGTCCGAGGAGCACCCCGAGACCCTGGGGCTCGCGGCCGCGGTGGAGGCGCTCTCGAGCCACTCCTCCACCGCACCCACGCTCACGGATCAGACAGTAGGGACCAACCCTCAGTGGATGTTCCTCCAGCAAGGGCTCATGGAGGCCAAGGCGGAGCGGGAGGCGGCTCAGCGCAAGTGGCAGGCCTTCACCCAGCTGGAGCTCTCCGCGCGTGAGCGCACGGTCAGGCTGTCCTCGATACAGGGAAGGGCCAGCCTCCTGCTCGATGAGCTCCGCCTGGCGGAGAAACGACTGAGCGAGCTCAAGGCCGAGCAGAAGATGATCGAAGCGGTGATGAACCAGCCGTTTCCCGGCTTCCGGGTGCTGGACGCAGCCGAGCTTCCTTCACGTCCGAAGCGCTCCTACCGCCTGGTAGCGCTCGCCTTTCCCCTCCTCCTGGGCACACTCACGGCGCTGAGCTGTGCCGCACGCTCCCTGCGTGGGCTCAAGATCTGGACGGCCTCCGAGCTCGCCTACTGGGGGCGCGGCCCCGTCGTCGCCGCGTCGAGCTGGCCAGCGAGCCCCCAAGGCCTGGAGGATCTCGCCCTGGACCTGAGGGGAGCACTCGGCAGCGCTCGTGGCACCACGCTCATGCTGGCGCTCTCCCCAGCGAGGACGGAGCGCGCCGTCGAGCTCGCCTCGCACCCGGAGCTGAAGCCCGCGGTCTCTCTTCGGGAAGAGGTCTCGCTCCGGGACGGTGCGCTCCTGGTCTGGGACAAGCCTGAACGCCCTCAGGCGCTTCGTCGCCTGGCCCGCCAGAGCTCCCGGGTGCTGGTGCTCGTCGAGTCCGGTGCCCACTCCGTCTTCGAGCTCATGGCGCTCCCTCACCTGCTCGGGCGGGAGGATCGAATCGGGTTCGTCCTCCTGGGAGTCGGCACCGGGTTTGCCGCCAGCCCGGATCAGCTGGGAGACGTCTCAGGGTTCTGGCAGGCCCCGCATGGGCTGCGGATACCCCCCTGA